A window of the Hordeum vulgare subsp. vulgare chromosome 5H, MorexV3_pseudomolecules_assembly, whole genome shotgun sequence genome harbors these coding sequences:
- the LOC123396934 gene encoding protein SRC2 homolog, whose amino-acid sequence MVDTSSEVYAVVSLSGDPRSRQRVAPDRSVGRNPTWNATVRFAVPANAAGSVHVLLRAERALDDRDVGEVHIPLSELLSGAPDGAVPVKFVAYQVRKIGSGKPQGVLNFSYKLGEVTQGQAAGAYGGAHPAYGQSPPAAAAYPPQGAYPPADKADSYAPPSTYPPAGNPYPPQSAYPQSTKADGSAVDAYPPPSGYPPAGKTGEPSTAYPAPTGYPPAGKTGEPSTAYPAPAGYPTSSSRKPVKAGEPVTAYLAAAAGPSTAGPCGAPPPQYGYGYPPQQQLEVGQEQQRTHGYGYPPQQQLEVGED is encoded by the coding sequence ATGGTTGATACGTCCAGCGAGGTGTACGCGGTCGTCTCGCTCTCGGGAGACCCGCGCTCCCGCCAACGCGTCGCCCCCGACCGCTCTGTCGGCCGCAACCCGACCTGGAACGCCACGGTCAGGTTCGCCGTGCCGGCCAACGCCGCGGGCTCCGTCCACGTGCTGCTCCGCGCCGAGCGCGCCCTCGATGACCGCGACGTCGGCGAGGTCCACATCCCGCTCTCCGAGCTGCTCTCCGGCGCTCCCGACGGCGCCGTGCCGGTCAAGTTCGTCGCCTACCAGGTCCGCAAGATCGGGTCCGGGAAGCCCCAGGGGGTCCTCAACTTCTCGTATAAGCTCGGGGAGGTGACACAGGGCCAAGCCGCTGGCGCCTATGGTGGTGCGCATCCCGCGTATGGGCAGTCTCCGCCCGCCGCCGCAGCATACCCGCCGCAGGGCGCGTATCCTCCGGCCGACAAGGCCGACTCCTACGCGCCTCCGTCCACGTACCCACCGGCAGGTAACCCATACCCGCCTCAATCCGCGTACCCACAGTCGACCAAGGCCGACGGGTCAGCCGTCGATGCCTACCCACCTCCCTCCGGCTACCCACCCGCAGGGAAGACTGGCGAGCCATCCACCGCCTACCCCGCGCCCACCGGCTACCCACCCGCGGGGAAGACTGGCGAGCCATCCACCGCCTACCCCGCACCCGCCGGCTACCCAACCTCATCCTCACGAAAGCCAGTGAAGGCAGGCGAGCCAGTGACGGCCTACCTAGCGGCCGCCGCCGGGCCAAGCACCGCCGGTCCCTGCGGCGCCCCGCCCCCGCAGTACGGCTACGGGTACCCACCGCAGCAGCAGCTCGAGGTCGGCCAGGAGCAGCAACGGACTCACGGTTACGGGTACCCACCGCAGCAGCAGCTCGAGGTCGGAGAGGACTGA